One region of Streptomyces sp. CG4 genomic DNA includes:
- a CDS encoding DUF6299 family protein translates to MPARPALAAALGAAALLCAAVAPAAADSTDTLTIDKTGHVAKDGTITLSGTYRCTGADGVTFVSSTISQGDRATVYGIGGAAAQCDGAEHRWENTSKISPNPLKAGKAHVRATVTELRSGGLLLLPDFHAVEDRDITLDQE, encoded by the coding sequence ATGCCAGCACGCCCCGCCCTCGCCGCGGCCCTCGGTGCCGCCGCCCTGCTGTGCGCCGCCGTCGCCCCCGCTGCCGCCGACTCGACCGACACCCTGACCATCGACAAGACCGGCCATGTCGCCAAGGACGGCACCATCACGCTCAGCGGCACCTATCGCTGCACGGGGGCCGACGGTGTGACCTTCGTCAGCTCCACGATCAGCCAGGGCGACCGCGCCACGGTGTACGGCATCGGGGGCGCCGCCGCCCAGTGCGACGGTGCCGAGCACCGCTGGGAGAACACCAGCAAGATCTCGCCGAACCCCCTCAAGGCCGGAAAGGCCCATGTGCGGGCGACGGTCACCGAACTGCGCTCCGGCGGCCTGCTGTTGCTGCCGGACTTCCACGCCGTCGAGGACCGGGACATCACGCTCGACCAGGAGTGA
- a CDS encoding DUF5999 family protein: MCSDQSSCPASGPAPRHPVAAHPEQGWTLLCDGSIVFDDSGELHPDGSVVPPCRVPADRLAVAA; the protein is encoded by the coding sequence ATGTGCTCCGACCAGTCCTCGTGCCCCGCGTCCGGCCCCGCCCCGCGGCACCCGGTGGCCGCCCATCCCGAGCAGGGTTGGACCTTGCTGTGCGACGGCTCGATCGTCTTCGACGACAGCGGCGAACTGCACCCGGACGGCAGCGTGGTCCCGCCGTGCCGGGTCCCGGCAGACCGCCTCGCGGTAGCGGCCTGA
- a CDS encoding RidA family protein, which yields MTTERVNPPELSPPTGFSHAVVAAGSRVVFLAGQTALDADGKVVGDTLPEQFERALGNLLTALRAAGGTPADLARVTVYATDVAAYRVHARQLGRIWRESAGRDYPAMAVVQVVRLWDEQALVELDGFAVLP from the coding sequence GTGACGACCGAGCGCGTCAACCCGCCCGAGCTGTCCCCGCCCACGGGCTTCTCGCACGCCGTCGTCGCCGCCGGCTCCCGCGTGGTGTTCCTCGCCGGCCAGACCGCCCTCGACGCCGACGGCAAGGTCGTCGGTGACACGCTCCCCGAGCAGTTCGAGCGGGCCCTCGGCAACCTCCTCACGGCCCTGCGCGCGGCCGGCGGCACCCCCGCCGACCTCGCCCGGGTCACCGTCTACGCCACGGACGTCGCCGCGTACCGCGTCCATGCCCGACAACTCGGCCGGATCTGGCGGGAGTCGGCGGGCCGGGACTATCCGGCGATGGCGGTCGTGCAGGTCGTACGGCTGTGGGACGAACAGGCGCTGGTGGAACTGGACGGGTTCGCGGTGCTGCCGTAG
- a CDS encoding acyl-CoA dehydrogenase — MPAFSLEPEQTAWCTELRTLAAQRLRPLADKGEPGHVNRPLLTELGRLGLLERLFTSGALDLCLMRESLAQACTEAETALALQGLGTHPVHAHGSPAQKERWLPRVADGSAVAAFALSEPGAGSDAAALSLAAEPDGTGGWRLTGQKCWISNAPEADFYTVFARTTPGVGARGVTAFLVPADRPGLTGSALEMLSPHPIGALDFAAVPVTAADVLGERDRGFAVAMGTLNLFRPSVGAFAVGMAQAALDATLDHTGRREAFGGRLSDLQAVSHQVAEMALRTEAARLMVYAAATAYDTGAADVPGRAAMAKLLATETAQYVVDTAVQLHGARALRQGHLLEHLYREVRAPRIYEGASEVQRGIIAKELYTRTHRQEAP; from the coding sequence GTGCCCGCATTCTCGCTCGAACCAGAGCAAACCGCCTGGTGTACCGAGCTGCGCACGCTGGCCGCGCAGCGGCTGCGGCCGCTCGCCGACAAGGGAGAACCAGGACACGTCAATCGGCCGCTCCTCACCGAACTCGGCCGACTCGGGCTGCTGGAGCGGCTGTTCACCTCCGGTGCGCTCGACCTGTGCCTGATGCGCGAGTCCCTCGCCCAGGCCTGCACCGAGGCCGAGACTGCCCTCGCCCTGCAGGGCCTGGGCACCCATCCGGTGCACGCCCACGGCAGCCCCGCCCAGAAGGAACGCTGGCTGCCCCGGGTCGCCGACGGCAGCGCGGTCGCCGCGTTCGCGCTGAGCGAGCCGGGCGCCGGTTCGGACGCGGCCGCGCTGTCCCTCGCGGCCGAGCCCGACGGGACCGGCGGCTGGCGCCTCACCGGCCAAAAGTGCTGGATCTCCAACGCCCCCGAGGCCGACTTCTACACCGTCTTCGCCCGTACCACCCCGGGCGTCGGCGCCCGCGGCGTGACCGCCTTCCTCGTCCCGGCCGACCGGCCCGGGCTCACCGGCAGCGCACTGGAGATGCTCTCGCCGCATCCCATCGGCGCCCTGGACTTCGCCGCCGTCCCGGTCACCGCGGCCGACGTGCTCGGCGAGAGAGACCGCGGCTTCGCCGTCGCCATGGGCACCCTGAACCTGTTCCGCCCCAGCGTCGGTGCCTTCGCGGTCGGCATGGCCCAGGCCGCGCTCGACGCCACCCTCGACCACACCGGCCGCCGCGAGGCCTTCGGCGGCCGGCTGAGCGACCTGCAGGCCGTCTCCCACCAGGTCGCCGAGATGGCGCTGCGCACGGAGGCCGCCCGGCTGATGGTGTACGCGGCGGCGACGGCGTACGACACGGGCGCCGCCGATGTGCCGGGGCGCGCGGCGATGGCCAAGCTGCTCGCCACCGAGACCGCGCAGTACGTCGTCGACACCGCGGTCCAGCTGCACGGCGCCCGCGCCCTGCGCCAGGGCCACCTCCTCGAACACCTCTACCGCGAGGTACGGGCCCCGCGCATCTACGAGGGCGCCAGCGAGGTCCAACGGGGCATCATCGCCAAGGAGTTGTACACCCGGACCCACCGCCAGGAGGCCCCGTGA
- a CDS encoding AMP-binding protein, with amino-acid sequence MHRSAHVDTFARDHLPPPDEWPELRFDLPELRYPGRLNCAAELLDHADPGRPVFHTPDGPTWTYGELRARVDRIAHVLTGDLGVVPGNRVLLRGPTTPWLAACWLAVLKAGAIAVTVLAQQRPHELATLCDIALVRHALCDIRAVDDLAKADIPGLRITTYGGDGPDDLLGRPGPGTPYRAVDTAADDVALIAFTSGTTGHPKGCMHFHRDVLAIADTFSRHVLRPRADDVFTGSPPLGFTFGLGGLVVFPMRAGASSLLLEQAGARQLLPAIAEHRVSVLFTAPTAYRALLEQLDGYDVSSLRRCVSAGENLPAATWQAWHERTGIRIINGIGATELLHIFVSAADDAIRPGTTGLAVPGWQARVQDAHGAPVPDGKPGLLAVRGPVGCRYLADPRQRGYVRDGWNITGDTYVREPDGYFRYVARADDMIISAGYNIAGPEVEDALLRHPDVVEAAVVGRPDEARGQVVVAYTVLRKGVPRDPEPLRAYLKAELAPYKCPREFVFLDALPRTATGKLQRFRLRDEGDRQ; translated from the coding sequence ATGCATCGCTCGGCCCACGTCGACACCTTCGCGCGCGACCATCTGCCGCCGCCGGACGAATGGCCCGAGCTGCGGTTCGACCTGCCGGAGCTGCGCTACCCCGGCCGGCTGAACTGCGCGGCGGAGCTGCTGGACCACGCCGACCCGGGCCGCCCGGTCTTCCACACCCCGGACGGCCCGACCTGGACGTACGGCGAGCTGCGTGCGCGGGTCGACCGGATCGCCCACGTCCTCACCGGCGACCTGGGCGTGGTCCCCGGCAACCGGGTGCTGCTGCGCGGCCCGACCACGCCCTGGCTCGCGGCCTGCTGGCTGGCCGTGCTGAAGGCGGGCGCGATCGCCGTCACGGTGCTGGCCCAGCAGCGCCCGCACGAGCTGGCCACGCTGTGCGACATCGCGCTGGTGCGGCACGCGCTGTGCGACATCCGGGCGGTGGACGACCTGGCGAAGGCCGACATCCCCGGGCTGCGCATCACGACGTACGGCGGGGACGGCCCGGACGACCTCCTCGGCCGCCCCGGGCCCGGCACGCCGTACCGGGCGGTCGACACCGCGGCCGACGACGTGGCCCTGATCGCGTTCACCTCGGGGACGACGGGTCACCCGAAAGGGTGTATGCACTTCCACCGCGATGTGCTGGCCATAGCCGACACCTTCTCGCGGCATGTGCTGCGGCCCCGGGCGGACGACGTGTTCACGGGCAGTCCCCCGCTCGGGTTCACTTTCGGCCTGGGCGGCCTTGTGGTCTTCCCGATGCGGGCCGGCGCCAGCTCCCTGCTCCTGGAGCAGGCCGGCGCCCGCCAGTTGCTGCCCGCGATCGCCGAGCACCGCGTCTCGGTCCTGTTCACCGCCCCGACCGCCTACCGCGCCCTGCTGGAGCAGCTCGACGGCTACGACGTCTCGTCGCTGCGGCGCTGTGTGTCGGCCGGCGAGAACCTGCCCGCGGCCACCTGGCAGGCCTGGCACGAACGCACCGGCATCCGCATCATCAACGGCATCGGCGCCACCGAGCTGCTGCACATCTTCGTCTCCGCCGCCGACGACGCCATCAGACCGGGCACCACGGGCCTGGCGGTGCCGGGCTGGCAGGCGCGGGTGCAGGACGCGCATGGCGCGCCGGTGCCCGACGGGAAGCCCGGACTGCTCGCCGTGCGCGGCCCGGTCGGCTGCCGCTATCTCGCCGATCCGCGCCAGCGCGGATATGTGCGCGACGGCTGGAACATCACCGGCGACACCTACGTCCGCGAGCCCGACGGCTACTTCCGCTATGTGGCCCGCGCCGACGACATGATCATCTCTGCCGGGTACAACATCGCCGGACCGGAGGTGGAGGACGCGCTGCTGCGCCACCCGGACGTGGTGGAGGCGGCGGTCGTGGGCCGCCCCGACGAGGCACGCGGACAGGTCGTCGTGGCCTACACGGTGCTGCGCAAGGGGGTCCCGCGCGACCCCGAGCCGCTGCGGGCCTACCTCAAGGCGGAACTGGCGCCGTACAAATGCCCGCGCGAGTTCGTCTTCCTGGACGCCCTGCCCCGCACGGCCACCGGCAAACTCCAGCGGTTCCGGCTGCGCGACGAAGGTGACCGGCAGTGA
- a CDS encoding PaaX family transcriptional regulator C-terminal domain-containing protein: MINVSEQHAPRSLIVTLYGAYGRYLSGPMPVSELIRLLAAVGVDAPSVRSSVSRLKRRGLLQPARTEQGAAGYELSPEARQLLEDGDRRIYATAPVADAGWVLAVFSVPESERQKRHVLRSRLAGLGFGTAAPGVWIAPARLYEETRHTLRRLRLDPYVDFFRGEHLGFAPTAEAVARWWDLAAIAKEHERFLDAHAPVLRAWERRTGTPPEEAYRDYLLALDSWRHLPYTDPGLPTELLPAGWPGVRSAEVFQGLHRRLRDAGAEFVGL; this comes from the coding sequence ATGATCAACGTGTCCGAGCAGCACGCCCCCAGGTCCCTCATCGTCACGCTCTACGGGGCGTACGGCCGCTATCTGTCCGGCCCGATGCCCGTCTCCGAGCTGATCCGCCTCTTGGCCGCGGTCGGTGTGGACGCGCCCTCCGTCCGTTCCTCCGTGTCCCGGCTCAAACGGCGCGGCCTGCTGCAGCCGGCCCGTACGGAGCAGGGTGCGGCGGGCTATGAACTCTCCCCGGAAGCACGCCAGTTGCTGGAGGACGGCGACCGGCGGATCTACGCGACCGCGCCCGTGGCGGACGCGGGCTGGGTGCTCGCGGTGTTCTCCGTGCCCGAGTCGGAGCGGCAGAAGCGGCATGTGCTGCGCTCCCGGCTGGCGGGCCTGGGCTTCGGCACGGCGGCCCCCGGGGTGTGGATCGCCCCGGCCCGGCTGTACGAGGAGACCCGGCACACCCTGCGCCGGCTGCGCCTCGATCCGTACGTCGACTTCTTCCGCGGCGAGCATCTCGGCTTCGCGCCGACGGCCGAGGCGGTCGCCCGCTGGTGGGACCTGGCCGCGATCGCCAAGGAGCACGAGCGCTTCCTGGACGCGCACGCCCCGGTGCTGCGCGCCTGGGAACGCCGTACCGGCACCCCGCCCGAGGAGGCCTACCGCGACTACCTCCTCGCCCTCGACTCCTGGCGCCATCTGCCCTACACCGACCCCGGCCTGCCCACCGAGCTGCTGCCGGCGGGCTGGCCGGGCGTGCGCTCGGCGGAGGTGTTCCAGGGACTGCACAGGCGGCTGCGGGACGCGGGGGCCGAGTTCGTGGGGCTGTGA
- a CDS encoding bifunctional salicylyl-CoA 5-hydroxylase/oxidoreductase, with product MRVAITGGGPGGLYAAALLKRLDPTREITVWERNAPDETFGFGVVLSDETLGGIEHADPVVFEALQRDFVRWDDIDIVHRGVTHRSGGHGFAALGRRRLLEILHERCRSLGVRIEFRTEAPHPDALSAEYDLVIAADGVRSTTRETYAEAFRPTLTEHRCRYIWLAADFPFDAFRFEIAETEYGVLQLHGYPYAADASTVIIEMREEVWKAAGFDEVTPQESIERCAKTFAEALRGRPLRSNNSAWTTFRTVVNDRWSHGNVVLLGDAAHTAHFSIGSGTKLAVEDALALAACLQEQPDVPSALAAYEEERKPVVASTQRAARASLEWFENLPLYLHQPSRQFAFNLLTRSRRVTHDNLRLRDARFTAAVEREFGCPPGTPPMFTPFRLRGLTLRNRVVVSPMDMYSATDGLPGDFHLVHLGARALGGAGLVMTEMVCVSEEGRITPGCTGLYTGRQAEAWRRVTDFVHTQTPGTAIGVQLGHAGRKGSTKLMWDGIDEPLPHGNWPLVAASPLPYKPGSQVPRQLSRAQLTDIREQFTAAAWRAARAGFDLLELHCAHGYLLSGFLSPLTNRRTDAYGGSPERRLRFPLEVFDAVRAVWPAERPMTVRISATDWAEGGTTAEDAVEIARAFAAHGADAIDVSTGQVVAEEQPEFGRSYQTPFADRIRHEVGVPVIAVGAISSWDDVNSLILAGRTDLCALARPHLYDPHWTLHAAAEQGYDGPGVGWPAPYRAGSRRPQTGRTDAPKPRLTLDG from the coding sequence ATGCGCGTGGCGATCACCGGCGGCGGTCCGGGCGGCCTGTACGCGGCGGCGCTGCTGAAACGGCTCGACCCGACCCGTGAGATCACGGTCTGGGAACGCAACGCCCCCGACGAGACCTTCGGCTTCGGAGTCGTCCTCTCCGACGAAACACTGGGCGGCATCGAGCACGCCGACCCCGTGGTCTTCGAGGCCCTGCAAAGGGACTTCGTCCGCTGGGACGACATCGACATCGTGCACCGGGGCGTCACCCACCGCTCCGGCGGCCATGGCTTCGCCGCGCTCGGCCGCCGCCGCCTCCTGGAGATCCTGCACGAGCGCTGCCGCTCCCTCGGCGTGCGGATCGAGTTCCGTACCGAGGCCCCTCACCCGGACGCCCTCTCCGCCGAGTACGACCTCGTCATCGCCGCCGACGGGGTGCGCAGCACCACCCGCGAGACCTACGCCGAGGCGTTCCGCCCGACGCTGACCGAGCACCGCTGCCGCTACATCTGGCTCGCCGCCGACTTCCCCTTCGACGCCTTCCGCTTCGAGATCGCCGAGACCGAGTACGGCGTGCTGCAGCTGCACGGCTATCCGTACGCGGCCGACGCCTCCACCGTGATCATCGAAATGCGCGAAGAGGTGTGGAAGGCGGCGGGATTCGACGAAGTCACCCCCCAGGAATCCATCGAACGCTGCGCCAAGACCTTCGCCGAAGCCCTCCGCGGCCGCCCCCTGCGCTCCAACAACTCGGCCTGGACGACCTTCCGTACGGTGGTCAACGACCGCTGGTCGCACGGCAATGTCGTCCTCCTCGGCGACGCCGCGCACACCGCCCACTTCTCCATCGGCTCCGGCACCAAGCTCGCCGTGGAGGACGCGCTGGCCCTGGCCGCGTGCCTGCAGGAACAGCCGGACGTGCCCAGCGCGCTGGCGGCCTACGAGGAGGAGCGCAAACCCGTCGTCGCCTCCACCCAGCGCGCCGCCCGGGCCAGCCTCGAATGGTTCGAGAACCTGCCCCTCTATCTCCACCAGCCGTCCCGCCAGTTCGCCTTCAACCTGCTCACCCGCAGCCGCCGCGTCACCCACGACAACCTCCGGCTGCGTGACGCCCGCTTCACCGCGGCGGTCGAGCGCGAGTTCGGCTGCCCGCCCGGCACACCCCCGATGTTCACCCCGTTCCGGCTGCGCGGTCTGACCCTGCGCAACCGGGTCGTGGTGTCGCCGATGGACATGTACTCCGCGACCGACGGCCTCCCCGGCGACTTCCACCTCGTGCATCTCGGCGCCCGCGCCCTCGGCGGGGCCGGGCTCGTCATGACCGAGATGGTGTGCGTCAGCGAGGAGGGCCGCATCACGCCGGGCTGCACCGGTCTCTACACCGGCCGGCAGGCCGAGGCATGGCGGCGGGTCACCGACTTCGTGCACACCCAGACGCCCGGCACCGCGATCGGCGTACAGCTCGGCCACGCCGGCCGCAAGGGCTCCACCAAGCTGATGTGGGACGGCATCGACGAGCCGCTGCCCCACGGCAACTGGCCCCTCGTCGCCGCCTCCCCCCTGCCGTACAAGCCGGGCAGCCAGGTGCCGCGGCAGCTCTCCCGGGCCCAACTCACCGACATCCGCGAGCAGTTCACGGCCGCCGCCTGGCGGGCCGCGCGGGCCGGCTTCGATCTGCTGGAACTGCACTGCGCGCACGGCTATCTGCTCTCCGGCTTCCTGTCCCCGCTCACCAACCGGCGCACCGACGCCTACGGCGGCTCGCCGGAGCGGCGGCTGAGGTTCCCGCTGGAGGTCTTCGACGCCGTACGCGCGGTGTGGCCGGCCGAGCGGCCCATGACGGTCCGCATCTCGGCCACCGACTGGGCCGAGGGCGGTACGACCGCCGAGGACGCGGTGGAGATCGCCCGCGCCTTCGCCGCGCACGGGGCGGACGCGATCGACGTCTCCACCGGGCAGGTCGTGGCCGAGGAGCAGCCGGAGTTCGGGCGGTCGTACCAGACGCCGTTCGCCGACCGCATCCGGCACGAGGTGGGGGTCCCGGTGATCGCCGTCGGCGCGATCTCCTCCTGGGACGACGTCAACTCCCTGATCCTCGCCGGGCGTACGGACCTGTGCGCGCTGGCCCGTCCGCACCTGTACGACCCGCACTGGACCCTGCACGCGGCGGCCGAGCAGGGGTACGACGGACCGGGCGTCGGCTGGCCCGCGCCGTACCGGGCGGGCAGCCGGCGCCCGCAGACCGGGCGCACGGACGCCCCGAAGCCCCGGCTGACCCTGGACGGCTGA
- a CDS encoding enoyl-CoA hydratase family protein has protein sequence MSPFTGSAARTSDWEHLRVQLADGVATVTLTRPEKLNALTFGAYADLRDLLAELSRERAVRALVLAGSGRGFCSGGDVDEIIGATLAMDTAQLLDFNRMTGQVVRAIRECPFPVIAAVHGVAAGAGAVLALAADFRVADPTARFAFLFTRVGLSGGDMGAAYLLPRVVGLGHATRLLMLGEPVRAPEAERIGLISDLAEEGRVDETAAALARRLADGPALAYAQTKALLTAELDMPLAASVELDASTQALLMNGEDYAEFHAAFTEKRPPKWRGR, from the coding sequence ATGAGTCCCTTCACCGGCTCCGCCGCCCGCACCTCCGACTGGGAGCACCTACGGGTCCAGCTCGCCGACGGGGTCGCCACCGTCACCCTCACCCGCCCCGAGAAACTCAACGCGCTCACCTTCGGCGCCTACGCCGACCTGCGCGACCTGCTGGCCGAGCTGTCCCGGGAGCGTGCCGTACGCGCCCTGGTGCTGGCCGGTTCCGGGCGGGGCTTCTGCTCCGGCGGCGACGTCGACGAGATCATCGGCGCCACCCTCGCCATGGACACGGCCCAGCTGCTCGACTTCAACCGGATGACGGGCCAGGTCGTACGGGCGATCCGTGAATGCCCGTTCCCGGTGATCGCCGCGGTGCACGGAGTGGCGGCGGGCGCCGGAGCGGTCCTGGCGTTGGCGGCCGACTTCCGCGTGGCGGACCCGACCGCCCGCTTCGCCTTCCTCTTCACCCGCGTCGGCCTGTCCGGCGGCGACATGGGCGCGGCCTATCTGCTGCCCCGGGTCGTCGGCCTCGGCCACGCCACCCGCCTGCTCATGCTGGGCGAACCGGTCCGGGCCCCCGAGGCCGAGCGCATCGGCCTGATCAGCGACCTCGCCGAGGAGGGCCGCGTGGACGAGACGGCGGCGGCTCTGGCCCGCCGCCTGGCGGACGGCCCCGCCCTGGCGTACGCCCAGACGAAGGCATTGCTGACAGCCGAGCTGGACATGCCGTTGGCGGCGTCCGTGGAACTGGACGCCTCGACCCAGGCCCTGCTGATGAACGGCGAGGACTACGCGGAGTTCCACGCGGCCTTCACGGAGAAGCGCCCGCCGAAGTGGCGGGGGAGGTGA
- a CDS encoding ATP-binding protein — translation MNGLALHERPIESASWRIALPHTAAAVPVARALVRTALAEVEHTADCDTAELLTAELVANAVEHTAGRGPIELVVELLPTGCQVEVHDPDPAPPGHLARPVIEEPDVWQEGGRGLLLIRALSSSCGHRPTESGKAVWFRLPAVPAQRRRSA, via the coding sequence ATGAACGGACTCGCCTTGCACGAACGCCCCATCGAATCGGCCTCCTGGCGCATCGCGCTGCCGCACACCGCAGCGGCGGTGCCCGTGGCCCGCGCCCTGGTGCGCACGGCCCTCGCCGAGGTGGAGCACACGGCCGACTGTGACACCGCGGAGCTGCTCACGGCGGAACTGGTGGCCAACGCGGTGGAGCACACCGCCGGGCGAGGCCCGATAGAGCTGGTGGTGGAGCTGCTGCCGACCGGCTGCCAGGTCGAGGTGCACGACCCGGACCCGGCGCCGCCCGGCCATCTGGCCCGCCCGGTGATCGAGGAGCCCGACGTCTGGCAGGAGGGCGGGCGCGGGCTGCTGCTGATCCGCGCCCTCAGCTCGTCCTGCGGTCACCGCCCCACGGAGTCGGGCAAGGCGGTGTGGTTCAGACTGCCTGCGGTTCCCGCTCAGCGGCGGCGCTCGGCGTGA
- a CDS encoding amino acid permease has protein sequence MPAPRIKSPHLLVAESGADREGHGLKRTMGLFQLICFGVGAIVGTGIFVGLSDSVAQAGPAVVVSFVLAAITCVFTAFSFAELGGAIPVSGSSYSFAYAGLGESTAFLVGWCLLLEYGISISAVAVGWSQYVNELLHSLTGWQLPAALSAGPGDGGVVNLPAVIVIAMASVLLVRGVRESARATAAMAAVKLVVLLAFCAIGYSAFKHGNLTPFSPAGLGGIGAGTTAAFFSYIGFDAITTAGEEAKNPRRDIPVAIMVCMGLVTLLYCAVAVAAIGAIGGKQVAGRPAALSYVVNEVTGSAVGGGVIAFGAVVAIASVVLAVMYGQTRILMSMSRDGLIPRVFEKVNPKTATPVAGTLIVAVVFAVPAAFASLDAVMNLCTIGTLAIMAVVNIVVIALRRREPGLTRSFRVPLYPVGPLLGVAFCLYLMYETGWQTWIQFAVFLAVGLLIYYGYGRRHSTLATAVPEVTPSAAAEREPQAV, from the coding sequence ATGCCCGCTCCCCGCATCAAGTCCCCGCATCTGCTGGTCGCCGAATCCGGCGCCGACCGCGAGGGACACGGCCTGAAGCGCACCATGGGCCTCTTCCAGCTCATCTGCTTCGGCGTCGGCGCCATCGTCGGCACCGGCATCTTCGTCGGCCTCTCCGACTCGGTCGCCCAGGCCGGTCCTGCCGTCGTCGTCTCCTTCGTCCTCGCCGCGATCACCTGCGTCTTCACCGCGTTCTCCTTCGCGGAGCTGGGCGGCGCGATCCCGGTCTCCGGCTCCTCGTACTCCTTCGCCTACGCCGGACTCGGCGAGTCCACCGCCTTCCTGGTCGGCTGGTGCCTGCTGCTGGAGTACGGCATCTCCATCTCGGCCGTCGCCGTCGGCTGGAGCCAGTACGTCAACGAGCTGCTGCACAGCCTGACCGGCTGGCAGCTCCCGGCCGCGCTGTCCGCCGGACCGGGCGACGGCGGGGTCGTCAACCTCCCCGCCGTGATCGTCATCGCCATGGCCTCCGTCCTGCTGGTGCGCGGGGTGCGCGAGAGCGCCCGGGCGACGGCCGCCATGGCCGCCGTGAAGCTGGTCGTCCTGCTGGCCTTCTGCGCCATCGGCTACAGCGCCTTCAAGCACGGCAACCTCACCCCGTTCTCGCCGGCCGGCCTCGGCGGCATCGGCGCGGGCACCACCGCCGCGTTCTTCTCCTACATCGGCTTCGACGCGATCACCACGGCCGGCGAGGAGGCGAAGAACCCGCGCCGGGACATCCCGGTCGCGATCATGGTCTGCATGGGCCTGGTGACCCTGCTCTACTGCGCGGTCGCGGTCGCCGCGATCGGCGCCATCGGCGGCAAGCAGGTCGCCGGCCGCCCCGCGGCCCTCTCCTACGTCGTCAACGAGGTCACCGGCTCCGCCGTCGGCGGCGGTGTGATCGCCTTCGGCGCGGTCGTCGCCATCGCCTCGGTCGTCCTCGCCGTGATGTACGGCCAGACCCGCATCCTGATGTCGATGTCCCGCGACGGCCTGATCCCGCGCGTCTTCGAGAAGGTCAACCCGAAGACCGCCACCCCGGTCGCCGGCACCCTGATCGTCGCCGTCGTCTTCGCGGTCCCGGCGGCCTTCGCCTCCCTCGACGCCGTGATGAACCTGTGCACCATCGGCACGCTCGCCATCATGGCCGTAGTCAACATCGTGGTCATCGCCCTGCGCCGCCGCGAACCGGGCCTCACCCGCAGCTTCCGGGTGCCCCTCTACCCCGTGGGCCCGCTGCTCGGCGTCGCCTTCTGCCTGTACCTGATGTACGAGACCGGCTGGCAGACCTGGATCCAGTTCGCCGTGTTCCTCGCGGTGGGCCTGCTCATCTACTACGGCTACGGCCGCCGGCACTCCACGCTGGCCACGGCCGTCCCCGAGGTCACGCCGAGCGCCGCCGCTGAGCGGGAACCGCAGGCAGTCTGA
- the argF gene encoding ornithine carbamoyltransferase, with the protein MATVPTALAGRHFLKELDFTDEEFRDLVELAAELKAAKQAGAETQYLRGKNIALVFEKTSTRTRCAFEVAAADQGAHTTYLDPAGSQIGHKESVKDTARVLGRMFDAIEYRGHGQGVIEELATYAGVPVYNGLTDEWHPTQMLADVLTMTEHTDKPLAEVAFAYLGDARYNMGNSYLVTGALLGMDVRIVAPRLLWPDETIIELARQLATASGARIALTDEVKEGVRGADFIATDVWVSMGEPKEVWDERIALLGPYAVTMDVLAATGNPDVKFLHCLPAFHDLGTAVGREIHERHGLTELEVTDEVFESEHSVVFDEAENRMHTIKAVLVATLAGTSHSVA; encoded by the coding sequence ATGGCGACAGTCCCGACCGCCCTCGCCGGCCGCCACTTCCTCAAGGAGCTGGACTTCACCGACGAGGAGTTCCGCGACCTGGTCGAGCTGGCCGCCGAGCTGAAGGCCGCCAAGCAGGCCGGGGCCGAGACGCAGTACCTGCGCGGCAAGAACATCGCGCTCGTCTTCGAGAAGACCTCGACCCGCACCCGCTGCGCCTTCGAGGTCGCCGCCGCCGACCAGGGCGCCCACACCACCTACCTCGACCCGGCCGGCTCGCAGATCGGGCACAAGGAGTCCGTGAAGGACACCGCCCGCGTTCTCGGCCGGATGTTCGACGCCATCGAGTACCGCGGACACGGCCAGGGCGTCATCGAGGAGCTGGCCACCTACGCCGGTGTCCCCGTCTACAACGGCCTCACCGACGAATGGCACCCCACCCAGATGCTCGCCGACGTGCTCACCATGACCGAGCACACCGACAAGCCGCTGGCCGAGGTCGCCTTCGCCTACCTCGGCGACGCCCGCTACAACATGGGCAACTCCTACCTGGTCACCGGCGCCCTGCTCGGCATGGACGTGCGGATCGTCGCGCCCCGGCTGCTGTGGCCGGACGAGACGATCATCGAGCTGGCCCGGCAGCTCGCCACCGCCTCCGGCGCCCGGATCGCGCTCACCGACGAGGTGAAGGAGGGCGTGCGCGGCGCGGACTTCATCGCCACCGACGTATGGGTGTCGATGGGCGAGCCCAAGGAGGTCTGGGACGAGCGCATCGCGCTGCTCGGCCCGTACGCCGTGACCATGGACGTCCTCGCCGCCACCGGCAACCCGGACGTGAAGTTCCTGCACTGCCTGCCGGCCTTCCACGACCTCGGCACCGCCGTCGGCCGTGAGATCCACGAGCGGCACGGGCTCACCGAGCTGGAGGTCACCGACGAGGTGTTCGAGTCCGAGCACTCCGTGGTCTTCGACGAGGCGGAGAACCGGATGCACACGATCAAGGCGGTCCTCGTGGCCACCCTGGCGGGTACGTCACACAGCGTTGCCTGA